The DNA window AAGATGCCAAATCGCTGGCTGTACATTTTCGAGTCCCTCGGGATGGGGGCGGCGTCCGCCGCGGTTTCCCGACAGTGGAGACCTGCGGGACCAGCTTCCGCAATGCAGAGGTCTGGTTGCCATGGTGCGCCctgcagggtgaggggcaggtgggaggggccgAAGTCGGTCCCGTCACCATGGTGACCATAGACGCCGGTACTCGCAACTTCCTCCCGGAGCCGAGGAGCTGAGTCTGCGCGGTCCTCACCCCGCCCTTGGCCAGGCCTCCGGCGACCGCGCTCCCTTCCTCTAGGGTTCATCAGAATAGCAGAAATAAGCCTCCTTAACCCGAAGTGAAGGCGAAGATCTAATTACATTCCATTGACTTTGCTATTTATATCCTGTAATCAGCTCAAAAGCATGAGAAAAGTTAGTGGATACTCTGTGGGAAGGTTAAATTTTGCGGGCATTTTTAGGTAAATCTTGATGATGGTACTAATCATCACATGACCACCACCTTATATTTGTGTAGTTCTTTACGGTAATTTGCAAGGTATTTTCACACATAAAACCTTTGGACCTCACAAATGTCTTACAGGGTTTATGGAACAGCAGGTATTATCCTCTAATACCTGCTAAGACAAGGCCTAGAGAGCCTGTCAGCCCACCCAAACCAGTAATGATAAATGTTACTAGTATCTTCCTACTGCACTGGGCAGAAACCACAGCTGACTCGGGGTACCCTAGGATGGGGGACAGATCAGATGGCCTAAGAGGGCACTGACATGACCTGGCTGGGCAAAATAAAGACCAAGAATCTGAGGTACGGTTCACAGTAAACCAGGGTGAGGACATGGATGGGAAGCGCTGGTAATGAGGCCCTGAGAATCCGTATCTGAAGGGAACAGGCAACCCAGACAGCTCAGGGAACCTAGAAAGAGCCCTAGGCACAGGTGGAGCCCACAGCTGTACTTCAGTCAAGAGCAAGGTGGTAGTAACTAAAAGCCAATTAAGAATGACGCTTTGGTACTCTCCTTCTAAAGTGGGGGCGAGCACAGAACACTAGAGCATAGCAAAAAATCAGAACCTTGTCAGTCACTGACATCTAACAATAACCAAAGTACAACTATTGTGTATACCGTCGCAAGGCCGCAATTTACTGTAAATTAGCATTCCTTAATCATTTGTAATCCACCCACTTCGGATTTTGTATGCGGTACGTTTCTAGATTTGGATTCCATTTCCTGAAATTGCTGGTTCAGCTTTTCAGCCacaaaataatgtcttttttctctttttaataatctcttttaataattctcattttgtcttttttctcctatAATGCTTCTTCTTTCAATTGCAGTTCGGTAAAATACTCATTTTCATTTACTGCTAAGAGTTTACGTagcctgaaacaaacaaaaaagaaagaaattagaggtCGTCTCGGTTCCCTGGACAGAGTCCTGAGGGTCAGTTCCTTGATCTTCGAGTCCCACGGGTGACTGGCCCGCTGGTTGGTCTGTGTGGAACCACCCCTCACACCACACCCTTGGGAAAGAAGGGAGGCAATGAAAAGGCCCTCAGTCAGGCGCAGGGTTTGGGAAAAGCAGCAGAGATATAAGgagagccagtcaggcaccccagagGTCGTACAGCCCGTAGGATCCCGTCGAAATGAGTTCGGCGACGGGGGAGGCCGACCCTTGGCGACACTTTGCTGCCCTCGAACGTCCCAGCGTCGGTCCTGAGCTCGTCGTGCTGCACCCTTACCCCGGGTGTGCCCCGTAACTTAACTCCAGTTCTGTTTTGCCTGTTTTACCACTACGTGAAGAAGAAGAGTCGGCTTTCCTCCCAGCCCGGCCAAGGATTGGTGTCTCGGCCGGGCGGAGGCCACGCCCCCGAGCCGCCCCGGCCTGGGGTGAGGGGCTGCGTCTCCCGAGAGCGACGGTGGGCTGACCGCGGCCCCGGCGCCCCCTGGCGGGCCTATTTGGAGagtggaggggcggggccggaaCCAGCGCCCCGCACagtgagcctctgccttcagccaAGCCCCAAGGCCTGGAGAAGCGATTGGCCCAAGGTCCTCGGACAGAAACTGACCCTGATCTTGCCACCCACCATCCCACTTTCTCAGAGTCAACACTGTTACCACCATCAAGACACTCCCCAAAGAAACACTGAATATATGAAACAGTAAACGGgacaataaaaatcattttaaaataattttaaaatagaacagCTCAGAGATAGaaactatttatattatttccaaTTCCTATTGTGCCCCAACACGGTTCACGCAAGGGCTGTCCTCCCGACAGTTTCCTGAATTCTATATTTTCACCATTAAATTCCATGATAAAGTTGGATATCCATTCACCATTTGTAATACATACtgatgtatttaataaaattgcATGGACTAtatctttttcattcctttatccCAGTATCAAGTACAGTGTCTACCATGGGCCAGGTTCTCATTACTTGAATGAATGACACAAAAATAGCCGAGACCAGCCAGTTTTTTTCTGGGTGGGCTTGACAGTATTTCTGTACTTGCTGGGGTCACCATGAAATCCATGGTCTTCAGCTTTGCATTTCCAGCAACGTAGCTTTATCAAGTTATCCTCAGGTGAGCAGTGAGACCCTTGGGAGCTGATTCATGGCAGGGTGGCTTTGTAATGTGTCACCTTGACTAGGCTACGTTTCCCAGAACTCCCTTCCCCGTATGCTTCCGGTTAGGATGGGCCACAAGAGACATTTTGCATGGTAACTGGAGGACAGAAGTGAAGCAGCAGCATACTGTTTTTACACTCGGAAGGTTGGTGCAGACGCACCAGGCACTGTTGCAGTTCACACATGTTGTCACTTATCTGCTGGCTCACCTCGTTGGTGTGGGGCAGCAGTCAGGCCTGCAGTCAGGCCTGCAGCTGCTCCACTTTCCCTGGGATCTTCCTTCAGCTTCTCTAATTCCTGGGCAGGATGAGTATTTAACTCTGTGATGAAGGGCACCAGCTTCTTCTGCAGGACACCCACATCATCGAAGTTGGAGGTGCTGAGACACCGACATGGGTTCTAGGCCATCCTCGCCGGTTCCAGCTCTTGCTCGTGCGCGCCAAAGTGTCCTCCGTCTCCCACACTTTACATCCATCTTCCCTTCCCGATTGCCTGCCCTGCAGACTTCAAGCTCCAGCATTAGATGCAAAGACAACAGCCTTACAGAGACTGTTTACTCAGCTCCCACTACTGCATAAGCTCAAATCCCTATTAAGTcccttaaaatatacatatacatatatatatacacacacatatatatacatatatatataatctttatattAGTGGTGCTGCTTTTCTGATTGTACTGGGATACACACTGTAACCAGACTCTTAGGAGTCTGAATGCCAATCAAATAAATTTCATGTAAGACATCACAGAATGCTAGGGTTGGGTGGCTGGGTCCTGGGGAGAACAAAACAATACCAGAAAATTACCCAGTCTTGTCTCTGGCTCAAGAAGGTAAAGcaaaggaaggagcagagagggtAGCAGAAAGGGTTAACAGTAGGGAAATGTCTAATCTACATCTGAATTATCTAAAGCTGAAGGGCCTGGACTAGAATAAGGTAGGGGAGATACAAAGGCTACAGAATTTAAGGAGGCATGCACTCAGTCACAGCCCTGTAAAGCTGGCTATGTAACGAACCACAGGTCTAAACTTTTTGGCACTTTATGAAGAACTGGGAAGTGAGGTGGGACTGTGTCAAGACTGGCCCTTATGTAGAACTTGAAGCAGGAATTCGGTCCCCTAGTAGAGAGGGGCCAAGGGCAGAAACCAAGCACAAAAGTCatcagggggcagggaggcaagTTGTCAGCAAACCAGGCTGGCAGCTTTACTTCTGAAGACTGCTTTGGCTGAGAAGAATGAGGGCAACAAGCAAAATGGACAGTGACCCCTGGGGAAGGCGTCCGTTAGTGTTTGAGGAATATTATGCAACACCTAAGGCCTCAGAAGAACCCAGTCTCTTGAATGCATGGGTGCCGTGACAAGGTGACCAAATCCACACAGCCTTGGCACTCGCTAAACCACGCTAGAGGCAGCAGTGTAAGCGATTTGTTCTTTTTAGGGTAATCCACTTTGTTTTCAAGGTCACTGGAAACTTCTGTTACTATAATATTATCCATTATTGGATATAGGATTACAGCTTACAGTTTGGTGGCTTAAAGAACAAGGTTTTTACAACCTGGGGTTTTTTTCTAGGCTTACTGGTATGAGTTGTCTGACactggacaagttatttaatttctttgagtcttGTTTTCCCAAAtgcaaaaatgggcaaaaattatTGTCTTCCTAAAAAGATTGGAGagctaaataaattatatcagTAGGAGGAACTATATCAAATAGAGTTCCTTTCCTCGTTTATTCACATTACACTTTCCAATGCTGTCTctctgagaaaatggaaatgttcaGAAACACCGCCAGGTCTCATCCAGAAGCCACTGAAAGATTATTCATGAAGAGGGCTTGTATAGGCTGTTTTGTGGTGGCTTTTACATCTCCTCTCCACCCCAGATCCCCTACCTGTAATATCCACACTTCTTATCAGTCAAGCTCCCGGGATTTGCACCAGTTGGAGCAGATGCAACaactttctattctttctcttcctttcctgcttaCTTCTGCTATAAGCTCAAAGTACTGAATAGGCCTGCTTCTCTGGTTTGGTGGTAGGTTTTTCCAGTTCCTATTGAATCCTACATAAGCCCCTCGGTCTACGGTCCAGCCTCTGAGTAGATCAGTGTTCTCTCATAAAGCCAGTCTTTAAATATCACCTTGAATCCTACAGTCTGCAGAAGCCTCCAGTCTACTGCTTTCTAGCTCCAGGTTTTTTAAGGTCCTTGGACCTAGAGAAGAGGGAGCAGGTCTGTATGTTGAATGAAGTTCGCTCTTTCCAAATGGAGCATCACAAAACCATTTCCTAGTATTCTGTGCCCACCATCCATTTCCCCATAATTATCCCTtatctctcttttcattttaaaatattccattacaAACAAGATAACACATCATTACCTTCTCCGTTAACATGTAATGATTTCACACATAGGGAAACTGTTTCCTCACTTAGATGATAAGTTCCCTGAAGGCAGGAATCCGTGTCTCCTGAAGGATAAGCCTTCCGGGGTCACTGTATTCACCACTGCATCTCTCACACTGCAGTGTACCCAGCAGGTACTCAGTCAGTACCTCTGTAATTGCCCAAGGCAGATGAAGGAGTTTCTGGCCTGCAGAAACTAGTTTGTGGGAACAAAGGAATCCAGGTGCCTAGGCCAACAATTTATGTTGCCCGTGTCTGGGGCTGTGTGCACAGCCTGTGAACATTCTGCAGGAGGTAGCATTCCCGTCCTCCTCCCGCCAGCCCTGTCCTTAGGGGCAGCTATCCTTCATCCTATTGCCAGGCCTGCAGGGACAGTTCTGTGGAGCAGCTAAAACTATTAATAACCTCAAGAGGCTCAGGAAAGGCTCAAGAAACACAGCCTGACCCCATCCACAAAGGATGTTCTAGGAGGTGGAGGACTAGCCTGAGATTGCGCAGTTGCACGTGGACCCAGATCAGAGCCATCTCAGGGCCTAGATCTCCTGCCCACCCACCACTGTCCAACCCACCTGTCATCTATTGGAGACTCCAGAGGCCTTCAAGACCCCAAATGATGATTCTCTGAGtaagaatttatatattaaacCTGACCCCTTCTGGATTTTCTTAGGAAGATGTGGACCaggcttttataattttctttcaaatctcaTCACCAGGAATCAAGTCCTCACCTCCACTGACCCCTGTCCCTCTACccaccacccccacacacacccaaggAAAGTCCTGACCtgaatctcaagagaaatttctAAGGTCCTGCACATAACCCCTCACTGATCATGATCAATGCAGTGATATGAGCCTTTACCTCCCACTGCATCATACCAAATTGCTGACTCTACATGTAAAACTCGGGGCCCACATCTGACCAGCACCAACCCCATACCACCCCTCACTGTGCGGGGCACACCTTGGCAACCAGACTGCTGTGTCCCGGAGGCGGGTTCCACCCAGGCTGAAAATCTCGGTGATctagagaagaattaatatcatggGTCATCATGGCCAACAGGGCTAAAGCGGGCTCAGGGCAGGGTGAAGCATCCCCCAGCACTGACCACGGGTGTgccagcccctcctgcctcctcctctggtGCCGAGTCGGAGGCGGAGTCATCCTTGCTCTCTTCCTCCTTGTCCTCCTCAGGGTCCAGTGGCTCTTGCTTCACAGGTGGCAGGCCTGGGTCTACTGCCTGGGAGAGGTGGGAAACAGGCAGCAGTCAGAAGGGCAGGGTTGGCCTGAGGAAAGAGTCTCTTATCAGCCAACCTGTCAGCGTGCTGACAAATCCCACTTCCGTCACACTTCAGCCCAGAAAATCCATCTCTCAGCCTACAAACCTTTCCCATTCCTCAGAGAATTCCATTTTTGTTAGCTGGACAGCAAAGCAGGCAGTTAGTTGCCTGGGGAAGGTGGGGCATGTGTCAGACAGGTGGGGTAATTTTATAGTGAGGCTGCAATCAGCACATCTATTGCTCTGCTCAAAGAACCACCATCATTCTGCTCACAGACCACCCATCACTGACCCCCACCTTGCTGGGGCAGCCAGACAGCAATACAGGAGAAGTCAGGATGGCTGTGCCCGGTGTCCAGTCTTCCTGGGCATCCGCCTTCTCTTGCTTCACCTGGGGTAAGGCCACAACCCAACTCAGGCCAGGGCACTGGGCCTCCTGTGTGAAGGAGGATTGCGGCAGACTTGGTCCCAGCTTCCTGGCACAAGGCTGGGTAGGGCTGGGAAGGGCAGAATAAGATGGGACCCTCACCTGCAACAGGGCTTCTGTGGAAGCTGAAGCAGGGCCAGGCACCTGCACAGGACTGCTTGCACCTTCCCGTAAGAACACAAGGTCGGTGCCAGGTGGGGGTAGCACAAAGCCACTGCCTGTTTCCTGTTTCATTGGAGTCTGGGCACGGCCTGATCGGGCTGTGGGTGTGGTCAAGGAGGTCTTCAGTATCTGCCCCAGACGGGGCCGTCGAGTAGAGCCAGGTCTCTTTCGACGAGAATAAGGTGGGGGCGGCCCTGCCCCATCCTCAGATCCTGCCCAGACACTAGGCAGCAGCCGCTTCTGAAGAAACACAAGATATTATGGCCATCTGGTGCAGTGACCGACTCCACCACCCTGTCCTGATCAATGCACCTGCTAATTCCCATTAGTTCCAGCACAGAACGTGCTTACATCAGAGGCCCTCATCATTGAGCCTGCTGGTCTCCTGTTAGCAATGCCAGTGCCACCCAGATTCATTTGCCCCAGCACAATGCTGGCTAATCTTTGGCTGAACCTACTGCCCTGCCCACTCTGAAGATGCACAACCCATCTGGCCTGCCCCACCCACCTACCAGGCCTACCCACCACTCCCAAGCACTGGGGGCCCTGGATCAACTTGTCCCACCTGCCTGACccttcctgccccacccaccATGGCAAACTGCAGGCATTGGCGCCAACGACACTTCTGACGCTTCTGGTTGCTGCCCCCAAATTTGGGCTTGTCACAGCAGAAGTCGCAGTGGCCACAGTCCATCCGGCGTAGGCAGGCTGCACAGGCCCCACACTTGCGGTTCTGCCGACGATTCGTGTAAGGCTGCTGGGGGACAGGCAAAAAGGGGGTTGCTATTACTGGCACTATTCCAATGCTGCTCCTGTTGCTCCTTCACTAGCCTCATCAGAGGGAACCAGCTGTGCACTGGTCTTGGTCACACCTCAGGAGCTGCTAGTCCAACACCAGGCACTACCATTGTATCAGACAGTGCCCGATACCATCAGGCACTCCAACACCGTATCCATCACGCCATCTGCTAGACTAGTGGCTACCAAAGTCTTTGACCCCCACCTTCAGCAGAATTTTGCTGACCCGCTATCGTTGCCTCCATTGTGCCTGCTGTATCTGCTCAACCTATGTGAACTCTGCTCACTACGCTAACATTTCCTCTATTAACCCCACCAGAGCACTGATTCATCTGACGTTAGGTACTGTTGCTGCACCTGTCCATCCCATATTAGTCCCTCCCCCATTGTCTGCTCACCCCGTACTAGTACCCATTACTCTGTCTTGCTGTTCCCCTATTAGGCCCACTGCAGCAGCTGCTTCTTTGGGCTTAACCAAGTGCCCTGGGAGGGTCTAGGTTTGTCCATGTAGGGTAGGGCCACTCACTAGCTCGTCCTCGTCTACACAGTAATAGATGAACTCGGCAGGTGGCGAGGGGGCCAGGGCTCTGGGGTGCTGCAGAGGCAAATGGGGTGGGGTCAGGGCAAGTACTGGGTAAGGTTAGGGATGTGCCTTCCCCCTGCCCACCAGGGCCTCACCAGCTCTGGGGACTCTGGAGGCTGTGATGGGGGAACTGGAGGCAGTGGCTGGGCTCGCGGGGGGCGCCGCCGAGCTGCCATCTTGGAGTCACAGCCTCCTCTGCGGCGGCTACGTTTACCCTGGGAGAAAGCCAGAAGAGTAGTTTAGGCTTGGTGGCACCAAGCAGACACAggaccacccccctccaccccca is part of the Zalophus californianus isolate mZalCal1 chromosome 14, mZalCal1.pri.v2, whole genome shotgun sequence genome and encodes:
- the MBD1 gene encoding methyl-CpG-binding domain protein 1 isoform X25, whose amino-acid sequence is MAEDWLDCPALGPGWKRREVFRKSGATCGRSDTYYQSPTGDRIRSKVELTRYLGPACDLTLFDFKQGILCYPAPKPQSLAVPSRKRKKPSRPAKTRKRQVGPQKGEVRKEAPRDETKADADTAPASLPAPGCCENCGISFSGDGTRRQRLKTLCKDCRAQRIAFNREQRMFKRVGCGECAACRVTEDCGACSTCLLQLPHDVASGLFCKCEQRRCLRIVERSRGCGVCRGCQTREDCGRCRVCLRPPRPGLRRQWRCVQRRCLRGKRSRRRGGCDSKMAARRRPPRAQPLPPVPPSQPPESPELHPRALAPSPPAEFIYYCVDEDELQPYTNRRQNRKCGACAACLRRMDCGHCDFCCDKPKFGGSNQKRQKCRWRQCLQFAMKRLLPSVWAGSEDGAGPPPPYSRRKRPGSTRRPRLGQILKTSLTTPTARSGRAQTPMKQETGSGFVLPPPGTDLVFLREGASSPVQVPGPASASTEALLQAVDPGLPPVKQEPLDPEEDKEEESKDDSASDSAPEEEAGGAGTPVITEIFSLGGTRLRDTAVWLPRSKDLKKPGARKQ
- the MBD1 gene encoding methyl-CpG-binding domain protein 1 isoform X16, which encodes MAEDWLDCPALGPGWKRREVFRKSGATCGRSDTYYQSPTGDRIRSKVELTRYLGPACDLTLFDFKQGILCYPAPKPQSLAVPSRKRKKPSRPAKTRKRQVGPQKGEVRKEAPRDETKADADTAPASLPAPGCCENCGISFSGDGTRRQRLKTLCKDCRAQRIAFNREQRMFKRVGCGECAACRVTEDCGACSTCLLQLPHDVASGLFCKCEQRRCLRIVERSRGCGVCRGCQTREDCGRCRVCLRPPRPGLRRQWRCVQRRCLRHLAHRLRRHHQRCQRRPPLAVAPPAGKRSRRRGGCDSKMAARRRPPRAQPLPPVPPSQPPESPELHPRALAPSPPAEFIYYCVDEDELQPYTNRRQNRKCGACAACLRRMDCGHCDFCCDKPKFGGSNQKRQKCRWRQCLQFAMKRLLPSVWAGSEDGAGPPPPYSRRKRPGSTRRPRLGQILKTSLTTPTARSGRAQTPMKQETGSGFVLPPPGTDLVFLREGASSPVQVPGPASASTEALLQEAQCPGLSWVVALPQVKQEKADAQEDWTPGTAILTSPVLLSGCPSKAVDPGLPPVKQEPLDPEEDKEEESKDDSASDSAPEEEAGGAGTPVITEIFSLGGTRLRDTAVWLPSLQGRQSGREDGCKVWETEDTLARTSKSWNRRGWPRTHVGVSAPPTSMMWVSCRRSWCPSSQS
- the MBD1 gene encoding methyl-CpG-binding domain protein 1 isoform X22; translation: MAEDWLDCPALGPGWKRREVFRKSGATCGRSDTYYQSPTGDRIRSKVELTRYLGPACDLTLFDFKQGILCYPAPKPQSLAVPSRKRKKPSRPAKTRKRQVGPQKGEVRKEAPRDETKADADTAPASLPAPGCCENCGISFSGDGTRRQRLKTLCKDCRAQRIAFNREQRMFKRVGCGECAACRVTEDCGACSTCLLQLPHDVASGLFCKCEQRRCLRIVERSRGCGVCRGCQTREDCGRCRVCLRPPRPGLRRQWRCVQRRCLRGKRSRRRGGCDSKMAARRRPPRAQPLPPVPPSQPPESPELQPYTNRRQNRKCGACAACLRRMDCGHCDFCCDKPKFGGSNQKRQKCRWRQCLQFAMKRLLPSVWAGSEDGAGPPPPYSRRKRPGSTRRPRLGQILKTSLTTPTARSGRAQTPMKQETGSGFVLPPPGTDLVFLREGASSPVQVPGPASASTEALLQAVDPGLPPVKQEPLDPEEDKEEESKDDSASDSAPEEEAGGAGTPVITEIFSLGGTRLRDTAVWLPSLQGRQSGREDGCKVWETEDTLARTSKSWNRRGWPRTHVGVSAPPTSMMWVSCRRSWCPSSQS
- the MBD1 gene encoding methyl-CpG-binding domain protein 1 isoform X24 gives rise to the protein MAEDWLDCPALGPGWKRREVFRKSGATCGRSDTYYQSPTGDRIRSKVELTRYLGPACDLTLFDFKQGILCYPAPKPQSLAVPSRKRKKPSRPAKTRKRQVGPQKGEVRKEAPRDETKADADTAPASLPAPGCCENCGISFSGDGTRRQRLKTLCKDCRAQRIAFNREQRMFKRVGCGECAACRVTEDCGACSTCLLQLPHDVASGLFCKCEQRRCLRIVERSRGCGVCRGCQTREDCGRCRVCLRPPRPGLRRQWRCVQRRCLRGKRSRRRGGCDSKMAARRRPPRAQPLPPVPPSQPPESPELHPRALAPSPPAEFIYYCVDEDELQPYTNRRQNRKCGACAACLRRMDCGHCDFCCDKPKFGGSNQKRQKCRWRQCLQFAMKRLLPSVWAGSEDGAGPPPPYSRRKRPGSTRRPRLGQILKTSLTTPTARSGRAQTPMKQETGSGFVLPPPGTDLVFLREGASSPVQVPGPASASTEALLQAVDPGLPPVKQEPLDPEEDKEEESKDDSASDSAPEEEAGGAGTPVITEIFSLGGTRLRDTAVWLPRAGNREGKMDVKCGRRRTLWRARARAGTGEDGLEPMSVSQHLQLR
- the MBD1 gene encoding methyl-CpG-binding domain protein 1 isoform X18, with translation MAEDWLDCPALGPGWKRREVFRKSGATCGRSDTYYQSPTGDRIRSKVELTRYLGPACDLTLFDFKQGILCYPAPKPQSLAVPSRKRKKPSRPAKTRKRQVGPQKGEVRKEAPRDETKADADTAPASLPAPGCCENCGISFSGDGTRRQRLKTLCKDCRAQRIAFNREQRMFKRVGCGECAACRVTEDCGACSTCLLQLPHDVASGLFCKCEQRRCLRIVERSRGCGVCRGCQTREDCGRCRVCLRPPRPGLRRQWRCVQRRCLRGKRSRRRGGCDSKMAARRRPPRAQPLPPVPPSQPPESPELHPRALAPSPPAEFIYYCVDEDELQPYTNRRQNRKCGACAACLRRMDCGHCDFCCDKPKFGGSNQKRQKCRWRQCLQFAMKRLLPSVWAGSEDGAGPPPPYSRRKRPGSTRRPRLGQILKTSLTTPTARSGRAQTPMKQETGSGFVLPPPGTDLVFLREGASSPVQVPGPASASTEALLQEAQCPGLSWVVALPQVKQEKADAQEDWTPGTAILTSPVLLSGCPSKAVDPGLPPVKQEPLDPEEDKEEESKDDSASDSAPEEEAGGAGTPVITEIFSLGGTRLRDTAVWLPSLQGRQSGREDGCKVWETEDTLARTSKSWNRRGWPRTHVGVSAPPTSMMWVSCRRSWCPSSQS
- the MBD1 gene encoding methyl-CpG-binding domain protein 1 isoform X23, with amino-acid sequence MAEDWLDCPALGPGWKRREVFRKSGATCGRSDTYYQSPTGDRIRSKVELTRYLGPACDLTLFDFKQGILCYPAPKPQSLAVPSRKRKKPSRPAKTRKRQVGPQKGEVRKEAPRDETKADADTAPASLPAPGCCENCGISFSGDGTRRQRLKTLCKDCRAQRIAFNREQRMFKRVGCGECAACRVTEDCGACSTCLLQLPHDVASGLFCKCEQRRCLRIVERSRGCGVCRGCQTREDCGRCRVCLRPPRPGLRRQWRCVQRRCLRGKRSRRRGGCDSKMAARRRPPRAQPLPPVPPSQPPESPELQPYTNRRQNRKCGACAACLRRMDCGHCDFCCDKPKFGGSNQKRQKCRWRQCLQFAMKRLLPSVWAGSEDGAGPPPPYSRRKRPGSTRRPRLGQILKTSLTTPTARSGRAQTPMKQETGSGFVLPPPGTDLVFLREGASSPVQVPGPASASTEALLQAVDPGLPPVKQEPLDPEEDKEEESKDDSASDSAPEEEAGGAGTPVITEIFSLGGTRLRDTAVWLPRSKDLKKPGARKQ
- the MBD1 gene encoding methyl-CpG-binding domain protein 1 isoform X21, which translates into the protein MAEDWLDCPALGPGWKRREVFRKSGATCGRSDTYYQSPTGDRIRSKVELTRYLGPACDLTLFDFKQGILCYPAPKPQSLAVPSRKRKKPSRPAKTRKRQVGPQKGEVRKEAPRDETKADADTAPASLPAPGCCENCGISFSGDGTRRQRLKTLCKDCRAQRIAFNREQRMFKRVGCGECAACRVTEDCGACSTCLLQLPHDVASGLFCKCEQRRCLRIVERSRGCGVCRGCQTREDCGRCRVCLRPPRPGLRRQWRCVQRRCLRGKRSRRRGGCDSKMAARRRPPRAQPLPPVPPSQPPESPELHPRALAPSPPAEFIYYCVDEDELPYTNRRQNRKCGACAACLRRMDCGHCDFCCDKPKFGGSNQKRQKCRWRQCLQFAMKRLLPSVWAGSEDGAGPPPPYSRRKRPGSTRRPRLGQILKTSLTTPTARSGRAQTPMKQETGSGFVLPPPGTDLVFLREGASSPVQVPGPASASTEALLQVKQEKADAQEDWTPGTAILTSPVLLSGCPSKAVDPGLPPVKQEPLDPEEDKEEESKDDSASDSAPEEEAGGAGTPVITEIFSLGGTRLRDTAVWLPRSKDLKKPGARKQ
- the MBD1 gene encoding methyl-CpG-binding domain protein 1 isoform X20, translating into MAEDWLDCPALGPGWKRREVFRKSGATCGRSDTYYQSPTGDRIRSKVELTRYLGPACDLTLFDFKQGILCYPAPKPQSLAVPSRKRKKPSRPAKTRKRQVGPQKGEVRKEAPRDETKADADTAPASLPAPGCCENCGISFSGDGTRRQRLKTLCKDCRAQRIAFNREQRMFKRVGCGECAACRVTEDCGACSTCLLQLPHDVASGLFCKCEQRRCLRIVERSRGCGVCRGCQTREDCGRCRVCLRPPRPGLRRQWRCVQRRCLRGKRSRRRGGCDSKMAARRRPPRAQPLPPVPPSQPPESPELHPRALAPSPPAEFIYYCVDEDELQPYTNRRQNRKCGACAACLRRMDCGHCDFCCDKPKFGGSNQKRQKCRWRQCLQFAMKRLLPSVWAGSEDGAGPPPPYSRRKRPGSTRRPRLGQILKTSLTTPTARSGRAQTPMKQETGSGFVLPPPGTDLVFLREGASSPVQVPGPASASTEALLQEAQCPGLSWVVALPQVKQEKADAQEDWTPGTAILTSPVLLSGCPSKAVDPGLPPVKQEPLDPEEDKEEESKDDSASDSAPEEEAGGAGTPVITEIFSLGGTRLRDTAVWLPRSKDLKKPGARKQ
- the MBD1 gene encoding methyl-CpG-binding domain protein 1 isoform X19, producing MAEDWLDCPALGPGWKRREVFRKSGATCGRSDTYYQSPTGDRIRSKVELTRYLGPACDLTLFDFKQGILCYPAPKPQSLAVPSRKRKKPSRPAKTRKRQVGPQKGEVRKEAPRDETKADADTAPASLPAPGCCENCGISFSGDGTRRQRLKTLCKDCRAQRIAFNREQRMFKRVGCGECAACRVTEDCGACSTCLLQLPHDVASGLFCKCEQRRCLRIVERSRGCGVCRGCQTREDCGRCRVCLRPPRPGLRRQWRCVQRRCLRHLAHRLRRHHQRCQRRPPLAVAPPAGKRSRRRGGCDSKMAARRRPPRAQPLPPVPPSQPPESPELHPRALAPSPPAEFIYYCVDEDELQPYTNRRQNRKCGACAACLRRMDCGHCDFCCDKPKFGGSNQKRQKCRWRQCLQFAMKRLLPSVWAGSEDGAGPPPPYSRRKRPGSTRRPRLGQILKTSLTTPTARSGRAQTPMKQETGSGFVLPPPGTDLVFLREGASSPVQVPGPASASTEALLQEAQCPGLSWVVALPQVKQEKADAQEDWTPGTAILTSPVLLSGCPSKAVDPGLPPVKQEPLDPEEDKEEESKDDSASDSAPEEEAGGAGTPVITEIFSLGGTRLRDTAVWLPRSKDLKKPGARKQ
- the MBD1 gene encoding methyl-CpG-binding domain protein 1 isoform X17; protein product: MAEDWLDCPALGPGWKRREVFRKSGATCGRSDTYYQSPTGDRIRSKVELTRYLGPACDLTLFDFKQGILCYPAPKPQSLAVPSRKRKKPSRPAKTRKRQVGPQKGEVRKEAPRDETKADADTAPASLPAPGCCENCGISFSGDGTRRQRLKTLCKDCRAQRIAFNREQRMFKRVGCGECAACRVTEDCGACSTCLLQLPHDVASGLFCKCEQRRCLRIVERSRGCGVCRGCQTREDCGRCRVCLRPPRPGLRRQWRCVQRRCLRHLAHRLRRHHQRCQRRPPLAVAPPAGKRSRRRGGCDSKMAARRRPPRAQPLPPVPPSQPPESPELHPRALAPSPPAEFIYYCVDEDELQPYTNRRQNRKCGACAACLRRMDCGHCDFCCDKPKFGGSNQKRQKCRWRQCLQFAMKRLLPSVWAGSEDGAGPPPPYSRRKRPGSTRRPRLGQILKTSLTTPTARSGRAQTPMKQETGSGFVLPPPGTDLVFLREGASSPVQVPGPASASTEALLQVKQEKADAQEDWTPGTAILTSPVLLSGCPSKAVDPGLPPVKQEPLDPEEDKEEESKDDSASDSAPEEEAGGAGTPVITEIFSLGGTRLRDTAVWLPSLQGRQSGREDGCKVWETEDTLARTSKSWNRRGWPRTHVGVSAPPTSMMWVSCRRSWCPSSQS